From the Toxoplasma gondii ME49 chromosome VIIa, whole genome shotgun sequence genome, one window contains:
- a CDS encoding hypothetical protein (encoded by transcript TGME49_202420~Predicted trans-membrane domain (TMHMM2.0):38-61), with amino-acid sequence MAVADAVAQEHGQCLRCPVSTRVGSVRDSEKLRIQTLQVFLLHCILLCWLNILVCPTEASVGFRFKGWDRRFAKCNLVRIDGGKVDDVPEFEALVMVNSANEVVSFEPAKAVPMCDLSNSNLAFVPCGDTAVRQDHTRFVFPLPDAGKVPLQKGEDEQKEEGEWRIAKIARTAGSMAWKAASSTVAAGGAVVNYMMGRSAPPAESLQQKLITYHQKGISYSLECMDPVSETTMRSTLNPPLASIIGQGFAAVLELENSDVNMHSGGPYPERV; translated from the exons ATGGCAGTGGCTGATGCCGTCGCTCAAGAACATGGACAATGCCTCCGTTGTCCGGTGTCGACGAGAGTGGGCAGTGTGAGGGATTCGGAAAAGCTACGGATTCAAACCTTGCaggtctttcttcttcactgcaTTCTTCTTTGTTGGCTAAATATCCTAGTATGTCCGACGGAAGCCAGCGTTGGGTTTCGGTTCAAAGGATGG GACCGGCGATTTGCCAAGTGCAATTTGGTTCGGATTGACGGGGGCAAAGTGGACGATGTCCCAGAGTTCGAGGCTTTGGTGATGGTCAATAGTGCCAACGAAGTCGTCAGCTTCGAGCCAGCTAAGGCAGTTCCCATGTGCGATCTTAGCAACAGCAACCTGGCTTTTGTTCCTTGCGGTGACACCGCGGTCCGCCAGGACCACACCCGTTTTGTGTTCCCGCTGCCGGACGCAGGGAAGGTCCCGctgcagaaaggcgaggacgaacagaaagaagagggtgAATGGAGGATAGCGAAAATCGCCCGCACCGCAGGCAGCATGGCTTGGAAAGCAGCTTCATCCACCGTGGCAGCAGGAGGCGCCGTGGTAAACTACATGATGGGACGATCTGCGCCTCCTGCAGAGTCTTTGCAGCAGAAACTCATCACATACCACCAAAAGGGCATTTCGTACAGCCTAGAATGCATGGATCCTGTTTCTGAGACAACCATGAGGAGCACGTTGAATCCGCCCCTGGCTTCAATCATTGGACAGGGATTCGCTGCTGTGCTGGAACTCGAAAACAGCGACGTCAACATGCACTCTGGAGGGCCGTATCCGGAGAGGGTTTAA
- a CDS encoding hypothetical protein (encoded by transcript TGME49_202430), whose product MHLHQKRTAFIHLREMDASSLCSTSARRLRGTSSYLSTTSCRETETPLSACVDCGESTASSSLAPGTSSGAFQSRSCSFESTSLCEMEADLLVARCSSFYGVEGEEKRRNTKEEAPSELDEERSGLCTKPGRCQEVLRAFPEGRKKRRDKKKGATTEVAQLQVEKPRRAILKTEYRMRERDTRSPEVRHRTSHTDTDAEEEQETKHLFQHSNSPFRGRSDEKRSALSNCRDEGNHALRPLRRKGESNSQEASLDRESRRQIESRRREKASIAHLSQLGKEGEEAEGKKDTKGRATVGKKGARSRRLTKNRVDQDEDNEEDEEDDTDADWEATLPRRQQPSRIFRASRYQALLEEAKNQTQTKKRTSCQQTRLSSFYVGMWESSEGDDDWSPERVFGREQARRLLKSKQSESSSEDEEEDSSSEATEEDGKQRGPAAGDRVVAGTVVREKRSRGERTQEHRVQADRGGNERGFPAGQKTSLGGRSRTSSESMHAENGGERARGNRQRGKEQTMLEGRAAVDGRRATGSARGKRNRSLAEEGRNTSKASVAERGKCG is encoded by the exons atgcacctaCATCAGAAGAGAACAGCGTTCATCCACCTAAGAGAAATGGATGCCTCATCACTCTGCAGCACGTCGGCCAGGAGGCTGAGAGGCACTTCAAGTTATTTGTCTACTACGAGTtgccgcgagacagaaacgccaCTTTCCGCGTGCGTGGATTGCGGTGAATCCACAGCCAGCAGCTCGCTGGCGCCGGGGACCAGCAGTGGGGCGTTTCAGAGTCGCTCTTGCAGTTTCGAAAGCACGTCTCTCTGTGAAATGGAAGCCGACCTGCTGGTGGCTCGGTGTTCTTCGTTCTATGGGGTcgagggggaagaaaaacggagaaacacCAAGGAAGAGGCGCCGTCCGAGCTCGACGAAGAGCGCTCCGGCTTGTGCACAAAACCAGGTCGATGTCAGGAGGTCCTTCGCGCCTTCCCAGAAGGACGCAAGAAGCGCCGggacaagaagaagggagcgaCTACCGAGGTGGCCCAACTGCAGGTAGAAAAACCGCGAAGAGCCATTCTGAAGACAGAGTACAGGATGCGTGAGAGGGACACTCGGAGTCCCGAGGTGAGGCATCGAACAAgccacacagacacagacgcggaggaggagcaggagacgaaacatCTCTTCCAACACTCGAATTCTCCGTTTCGCGGCAGAAGtgacgagaagaggagcgcgTTGTCAAACTGCAGGGACGAGGGTAATCATGCCCTGAGACCTCTTCGCAGGAAAGGGGAAAGCAACAGCCAGGAGGCCTCCCTAGATCGTGAGTCTCGAAGGCAAATCGAAAGTCGCCGACGGGAGAAGGCCAGCATCGCGCACCTTTCTCAACTAGGAAaagagggcgaagaagcggaaggaaagaaggacaCAAAAGGGAGGGCGACTGTCGGGAAGAAAGGCGCCCGTAGCAGGCGCTTGACAAAAAACAGAGTGGACCAAGACGAAGAcaatgaagaagacgaagaagatgacaCAGATGCTGACTGGGAGGCGACCTTGcccaggagacagcagcccTCTCGGATTTTCCGAGCCTCCAG ATATCAGGCGTTgctggaggaagcgaagaatcagacgcagacgaagaagcggacaAGTTGCCAGCAGACACGGCTGTCGTCTTTTTACGTAGGAATGTGGGAATCGAGTGAGGGAGACGACGACTGGAGTCCAGAGAGAGTGTTCGGACGCGAACAAGCGCGGAGACTGCTCAAGAGCAAACAGAGTGAAAGCAGCtcggaggacgaagaggaagactcttcttcggaggcaactgaagaagacgggaAGCAGAGGGGACCAGCGGCTGGCGACCGAGTCGTTGCCGGCACAGTTgtgcgagagaagcgaagccgaGGTGAACGGACGCAAGAACATCGCGTccaggcagacagaggaggaaacgaacgcgGCTTTCCTGCAGGCCAGAAAACGTCCCTTGGTGGCAGAAGTCGCACGTCAAGCGagagcatgcatgcagagaatgGCGGCGAACGAGCGCGAGGAAATCGACAGCGAGGCAAGGAACAAACAATGTTGGAAGGCCGCGCAGCCGTAGATGGTAGAAGGGCCACTGGAAGCGcccgaggaaaacgaaaccgATCTTtggcagaagaaggacgcaaCACATCGAAGGCAAGTGTTGCGGAAAGGGGAAAGTGTGGCTAG